One stretch of Thermodesulfobacteriota bacterium DNA includes these proteins:
- a CDS encoding MBL fold metallo-hydrolase encodes MIVKSWGSRGSIPVSGPEYVKYGGDTTCIEITTRSNDIIIIDAGTGIRRLGNRLVEQKLFHYHLLFTHAHWDHLMGLPFFKPLFLDTTVIDVYRCPVPGSYAEQMISKVMTPPHFPIRYDDLKARINYRDGCPDSFTIGSVTVTPINLSHPGGGSGYKFTEGGKTFVFLTDNELGYVHEGGLTYNDYLEFSKDVDLLIHDAEYTPEEYDNQIDWGHSVYTDTLSMALNANVTTLGLFHLNQNRTDRQMDAILNICHRIIDEQGKPLQCVAVDCNMSFEL; translated from the coding sequence ATGATAGTCAAATCCTGGGGGTCAAGAGGCTCGATTCCGGTTTCCGGTCCGGAATACGTTAAATACGGCGGTGATACCACCTGTATTGAAATCACCACCAGAAGCAATGACATTATCATCATCGATGCCGGAACCGGCATCCGCCGGCTGGGCAATCGCCTGGTGGAACAGAAACTGTTCCATTATCATCTGCTGTTCACCCACGCTCACTGGGATCACCTGATGGGCCTGCCTTTTTTCAAGCCCCTTTTCCTGGACACGACGGTGATTGATGTTTACCGTTGTCCCGTCCCCGGGTCTTACGCCGAGCAGATGATCTCCAAGGTCATGACACCGCCTCATTTCCCGATCCGGTATGACGACCTGAAAGCCCGTATAAACTACAGGGACGGATGCCCCGATTCGTTCACCATCGGATCGGTAACCGTCACCCCCATTAATCTCAGTCATCCCGGGGGCGGCAGCGGTTACAAGTTCACCGAAGGCGGCAAAACTTTCGTGTTCCTCACGGACAACGAACTCGGGTATGTCCATGAAGGCGGGCTGACCTACAATGATTATCTGGAATTTTCAAAAGACGTCGACCTGCTGATCCATGACGCCGAATATACCCCGGAGGAGTACGACAACCAGATCGACTGGGGCCATTCCGTATATACCGACACCCTGTCCATGGCCCTGAACGCCAATGTCACCACCCTGGGGCTTTTCCACCTCAACCAGAACCGGACGGACAGACAGATGGACGCCATCCTGAATATCTGCCACCGCATCATCGACGAGCAGGGCAAACCCCTGCAATGCGTGGCCGTGGATTGCAACATGTCCTTTGAACTCTGA
- a CDS encoding 50S ribosomal protein L11 methyltransferase, translated as MNRTACTVAPSSKNDLPARLVPGDHIFIYYLNGRADARRADLGPRFAGNWEEEDCSFLFFSAPAEEEMRRFLMERPTLSLVDRFDMPYQEWQPVEGFPLKAGGLSIFPPWETPDETADHIPLILDPGLVFGSGFHATTHDCLEALSLICYYSNRKIETAIDIGTGTGLLAVAAAMRGVARVIGVDNNQLAVETARHNVRLNNVDDRVLIMKGSALEPAYHPADLLMANIHCEVMEAIIETPVFSGCRWFILSGLLRTPARKIIARLNELSAEIIKVWNNDEIWYTVLGKRGEGCNNPVKR; from the coding sequence ATGAACCGCACGGCCTGCACCGTTGCGCCATCATCTAAAAACGATCTCCCGGCCCGGCTGGTGCCCGGCGATCATATCTTCATTTATTATTTGAACGGCAGGGCCGATGCGCGCCGGGCTGATCTGGGCCCGCGCTTTGCCGGCAACTGGGAAGAAGAAGACTGCTCTTTTCTATTCTTCTCGGCTCCGGCGGAAGAGGAAATGCGGCGTTTTCTGATGGAGCGTCCGACGCTTTCCCTGGTCGACCGGTTTGACATGCCCTATCAGGAATGGCAGCCCGTGGAGGGGTTCCCCCTGAAGGCCGGGGGGCTTTCCATTTTCCCGCCCTGGGAAACACCGGACGAGACGGCGGACCATATTCCCCTGATTCTGGATCCGGGGCTGGTATTCGGCAGCGGGTTTCATGCCACCACTCACGACTGCCTTGAAGCCCTGTCGCTGATATGTTATTATAGTAACCGGAAAATCGAAACGGCCATCGACATCGGCACTGGAACCGGCCTGCTGGCCGTGGCCGCGGCCATGCGGGGCGTCGCCCGGGTCATCGGCGTCGACAACAATCAGCTGGCGGTGGAAACCGCCCGGCACAATGTCCGGCTCAACAACGTCGATGACCGGGTATTGATCATGAAAGGGTCCGCCCTGGAGCCGGCTTATCACCCGGCGGACCTGTTGATGGCCAACATCCATTGCGAGGTAATGGAGGCGATCATCGAAACGCCTGTTTTTTCCGGCTGCCGCTGGTTTATCCTGTCCGGCCTGCTGCGGACACCGGCCAGGAAAATCATCGCGCGGCTAAACGAATTATCGGCTGAAATTATAAAAGTATGGAATAATGACGAGATCTGGTATACCGTGCTGGGAAAACGGGGGGAGGGTTGCAACAACCCGGTCAAACGATAA
- a CDS encoding AAA family ATPase — MAFSIALAGKGGTGKTTVAGMLIGYLMDKGKTPILAVDADSNANLNEVLGLKVAGTLGQAREEMKKGVVPAGMTKDIFISMKMEEAVAEADGYDLIVMGQPEGTGCYCAANTLLTNFLEKLADNYPWIVMDNEAGMEHISRLTTRNVDVLLIVSDSSRRGLQAAIRIYDLARHLNIGFEKACLIINQVREEPSEEVRAIIAESGLTLAGTIPADDMVYTYDLEGRPTVELPRDNPAIVAAYKIFDRII; from the coding sequence ATGGCTTTTTCAATAGCACTGGCCGGCAAAGGCGGCACGGGCAAGACCACGGTCGCGGGAATGCTGATCGGCTATTTAATGGACAAAGGGAAAACGCCGATACTGGCGGTAGACGCGGATTCCAACGCCAACCTTAACGAAGTGCTGGGGCTGAAGGTGGCGGGAACCCTGGGGCAGGCCCGGGAGGAGATGAAAAAAGGGGTGGTTCCGGCCGGCATGACCAAGGATATCTTTATTTCCATGAAAATGGAAGAAGCCGTGGCCGAAGCCGACGGTTATGACCTGATTGTCATGGGCCAGCCCGAAGGGACCGGCTGCTACTGCGCCGCCAATACCCTCCTGACCAATTTCCTGGAAAAGCTGGCGGACAATTACCCCTGGATCGTCATGGACAACGAAGCCGGCATGGAACACATCAGCCGCCTGACCACCCGGAACGTGGATGTCCTGCTGATCGTATCTGATTCGTCCCGCCGCGGCCTGCAGGCGGCCATCCGGATTTACGACCTGGCCCGGCATCTTAACATCGGTTTTGAAAAGGCCTGCCTGATCATCAACCAGGTCCGGGAGGAACCGTCCGAAGAAGTCAGGGCCATCATCGCCGAAAGCGGGCTGACCCTGGCCGGCACTATCCCGGCCGATGACATGGTCTACACCTATGACCTGGAAGGCCGGCCCACCGTGGAATTGCCCCGAGATAACCCGGCCATTGTCGCCGCTTATAAAATATTCGACCGGATCATATGA